The following proteins are encoded in a genomic region of Apium graveolens cultivar Ventura unplaced genomic scaffold, ASM990537v1 ctg7005, whole genome shotgun sequence:
- the LOC141703711 gene encoding secreted RxLR effector protein 161-like, with the protein MDKAHPLTTPMVVRSLEVEKDPFRPRKQDEETLGPEIPYLSAIGALMYLANNTRPDIAFAVNLLARFSSDPTKRHWDGIKHIFRYLRGTIDLGLFFPNNSRSRLVGYADAVYMSDPHFGRSQTGYLFTYCDTAISWKSTKQTMAATSSNHAELLAIHEASRECIWLRSVIQHIRESCGLSSILDSPTVLFEDNSACIKQLKEGYIKGDR; encoded by the coding sequence ATGGACAAAGCTCATCCACTAACCACACCAATGGTTGTTCGATCACTCGAGGTTGAAAAAGATCCTTTCCGTCCTAGAAAACAAGATGAAGAGACTCTTGGACCTGAAATTCCATATCTCAGTGCAATTGGCGCTCTCATGTATCTTGCAAACAACACACGGCCTGATATTGCATTTGCAGTGAACTTGTTGGCAAGATTTAGTTCTGACCCTACTAAAAGGCATTGGGATGGAATAAAACATATATTCAGATATCTTCGAGGGACAATCGATCTTGGACTATTCTTCCCAAACAATTCAAGATCACGGCTAGTTGGATATGCAGATGCTGTATACatgtcagatcctcattttggGCGATCACAAACAGGTTACCTATTTACATATTGTGATACTGCTATCTCTTGGAAGTCTACAAAACAGACTATGGCCGCAACTTCATCAAACCACGCAGAGTTACTAGCAATTCATGAAGCAAGCAGAGAATGTATTTGGCTAAGGTCGGTCATTCAACATATTCGAGAATCATGTGGATTATCAAGTATTTTAGACAGTCCTACAGTTTTATTCGAGGATAACTCGGCCTGCATCAAacaacttaaggaaggatatatTAAAGGGGATCGATAA